One genomic region from Candidatus Hydrogenedens sp. encodes:
- the murJ gene encoding murein biosynthesis integral membrane protein MurJ, which translates to MSPETHEKATISRWKYALIFAVGTLFSRLLGLVRDILMGWYVPDFSRDTFLFAFRLPNTFRDLLGEGAVNASFVPVLSEYKEKGGIEEMRKLTNSLFSTMFVILIVVSVFGVLFMPFIPNIIDTLHTITKETPKTEEQLNLAVLILQWCFPYLFWIGIAVFMMAPLFILGDYKTPGMAPALLNISLIICIFIPYFLQIDIIWSLVIGLWLGGILQAVVLFLAVWKRLRAPTFTKNWYNEGVRKAFLLLLPVIFGQAAGEINKLVDSFFSYSLPEGTVSALFYANRLIQLPLAIFGTAISVSILPELSKYFANKEIYKIKQALREGTLQTLFMILPTMVILILLSKPTVKLLFERGHFGAELTEKTAHAIIIYSIGVIGFSGVKVLIQGFYAMNNTSIPVIISSISMILNIILNIILVGPLGYIGLVLSTAISFWVNFLSLFVILSFRLGNLVNKEYLLNIMKYVISIFFIIGIFFIINMLVNLNSISGTLKLGLYVFFMGSTCFTLYLFIAWLLGIKEINQVLYLVLKK; encoded by the coding sequence ATGTCTCCTGAAACTCATGAAAAAGCGACTATCTCACGGTGGAAATATGCTCTTATTTTCGCAGTAGGGACGCTATTCAGTCGCTTATTGGGGCTTGTTCGGGATATATTAATGGGGTGGTATGTGCCTGATTTTTCCCGTGATACTTTCCTATTTGCTTTTCGGCTACCAAATACCTTTAGGGATCTCCTTGGTGAGGGTGCGGTTAATGCTTCATTTGTTCCTGTTCTTTCTGAGTATAAAGAAAAAGGCGGGATAGAAGAGATGCGGAAATTGACGAACTCTCTTTTTTCGACTATGTTTGTGATATTAATTGTTGTATCAGTTTTTGGTGTTCTGTTTATGCCATTCATTCCTAATATAATAGACACGCTTCATACTATTACTAAAGAAACTCCGAAAACAGAGGAACAACTAAATCTTGCAGTATTAATACTTCAGTGGTGCTTTCCATATTTGTTCTGGATAGGAATTGCGGTGTTTATGATGGCACCATTGTTTATATTGGGGGATTATAAGACACCAGGGATGGCACCCGCTTTACTTAATATTTCACTTATTATTTGTATCTTTATCCCTTATTTTTTACAAATTGATATTATCTGGTCGTTAGTTATAGGTCTTTGGTTAGGAGGTATTTTACAGGCAGTTGTTTTATTTTTAGCGGTATGGAAAAGGTTAAGAGCCCCTACTTTTACAAAAAACTGGTATAATGAAGGAGTTCGAAAGGCATTTTTATTATTACTCCCTGTTATTTTTGGTCAGGCGGCTGGAGAAATAAATAAACTTGTAGATAGTTTTTTTTCTTATTCCCTTCCTGAAGGAACGGTATCTGCTTTGTTTTATGCAAATCGACTTATTCAATTGCCACTTGCAATATTTGGCACAGCCATATCTGTATCCATATTGCCTGAATTATCCAAGTATTTTGCTAACAAAGAGATATATAAGATAAAACAGGCGTTAAGGGAGGGGACATTACAAACCTTATTTATGATATTACCTACTATGGTAATTTTGATATTACTAAGTAAACCAACTGTAAAACTGCTATTTGAAAGGGGTCATTTTGGTGCAGAATTAACAGAGAAAACAGCACATGCTATTATAATTTATTCTATTGGCGTGATTGGGTTTTCAGGGGTAAAGGTTTTAATTCAGGGGTTTTATGCTATGAATAATACAAGTATACCTGTTATTATCTCATCAATAAGTATGATTTTAAACATCATTTTAAATATTATTCTTGTAGGACCATTAGGCTATATAGGATTGGTTTTATCAACCGCTATTTCATTCTGGGTTAATTTTTTATCACTCTTTGTAATTCTCAGTTTTAGGTTGGGTAATTTAGTTAACAAAGAATATTTATTGAATATCATGAAATATGTGATTTCCATTTTTTTTATTATAGGTATATTTTTTATAATAAACATGCTTGTGAATCTAAATAGTATAAGTGGGACTCTAAAACTTGGGCTATATGTTTTTTTTATGGGTTCTACTTGTTTCACATTGTATCTTTTTATTGCATGGTTATTAGGTATCAAGGAAATAAACCAAGTTTTATATCTCGTCCTTAAAAAATAA
- the lnt gene encoding apolipoprotein N-acyltransferase has product MNINLIKTWVKNPLFLSILTGILAFLSFPNFHFYILIWVAFVPLFITFFLETKPKKVALYFFISGWVFHSLTLNWLIVNMFWVGGPAFIGYQLLSMGLSAFWAIIGFLVSKHFSHQNSIFRNYVFGALWVGMEWVQAHALTGFGWCNLGYSQGPNLLFSQLTSLGSVPLLSFFIILANIFIAEAIIQKTHRLKSIIHVVCVILVVHFIGWLLLLNTSIKEGTTRVAIIQPNFPQEMKFDPIWYRDMVEWAVQYSNTLLKNQKVDIVFWPEALVMTDYSTPGILDLLQDFAQKQSVHLITGTTRLDEEGGDYNSCVWINPEGNVMDYYDKVHLAPFGEYLPLAQFLPFLRNILPYDVSSGKEQKIFSINEHNKIGPLICFEVLFSNMAHHLRKNGATALVVLTNLSWFGGTNALPQELEICRMRAIETRLPVIHCTNTGISGIFDPHGKFYVAHILIGRDKTYLFEPILNNPGISVRARLGGIFTLPCPSERISSFLNPDYVSMMVGILGILFLLIDTFIRNRNKGGTTTYVS; this is encoded by the coding sequence ATGAATATTAACTTAATAAAAACGTGGGTAAAAAATCCTTTATTTCTTTCAATTTTAACGGGTATACTTGCGTTCCTATCCTTCCCTAACTTTCATTTCTATATTCTAATCTGGGTAGCATTTGTACCTCTATTTATAACCTTCTTTTTAGAAACAAAACCTAAAAAAGTAGCATTGTATTTTTTTATAAGTGGTTGGGTTTTTCACTCACTCACTTTAAACTGGCTCATTGTCAATATGTTCTGGGTAGGTGGACCAGCGTTCATCGGTTACCAATTACTCTCAATGGGACTTTCTGCATTCTGGGCAATTATAGGTTTTTTAGTGAGTAAACATTTTTCCCATCAAAATTCTATTTTCCGTAACTATGTTTTCGGTGCCCTCTGGGTAGGGATGGAATGGGTGCAAGCCCATGCTTTAACGGGGTTTGGCTGGTGTAATTTAGGGTATAGTCAAGGTCCGAATTTGCTTTTTTCTCAGTTAACCTCTTTAGGTAGTGTCCCTTTATTATCCTTTTTCATTATATTAGCAAATATATTTATAGCAGAGGCGATTATCCAAAAAACTCATCGGTTAAAATCCATAATTCATGTTGTATGTGTCATTTTAGTTGTTCATTTTATAGGCTGGCTATTATTACTCAATACATCCATTAAAGAAGGGACTACCCGAGTAGCAATTATTCAGCCTAATTTTCCGCAAGAGATGAAATTTGACCCGATATGGTATCGGGATATGGTGGAATGGGCAGTACAATATTCAAACACATTATTAAAGAATCAGAAGGTAGATATTGTTTTTTGGCCTGAGGCATTAGTAATGACGGACTATTCTACACCTGGGATATTAGATCTATTACAGGACTTTGCACAAAAGCAGTCCGTTCATCTAATAACTGGAACAACACGTTTGGATGAAGAAGGTGGTGATTATAACTCGTGTGTGTGGATAAATCCAGAGGGGAATGTCATGGATTATTATGATAAGGTTCACTTAGCACCTTTTGGTGAGTATTTACCTCTTGCTCAGTTTTTGCCTTTTTTACGAAATATTTTGCCTTATGATGTAAGTTCGGGAAAGGAACAAAAAATATTCTCAATCAATGAGCATAATAAAATTGGGCCTTTGATATGTTTCGAGGTCCTTTTTTCAAATATGGCACATCACTTACGAAAAAATGGGGCAACTGCCTTAGTCGTTTTAACCAATCTATCATGGTTTGGCGGGACAAATGCTTTACCGCAGGAGTTAGAAATATGCCGTATGCGTGCCATCGAAACCCGTCTACCTGTGATTCACTGTACCAACACGGGTATCTCAGGTATATTTGACCCACATGGCAAATTTTATGTGGCTCATATTCTCATCGGTAGGGATAAAACCTATTTATTCGAACCTATATTAAACAACCCAGGAATTAGTGTAAGAGCCCGGTTAGGCGGTATTTTTACACTTCCCTGTCCCTCTGAAAGAATATCTTCATTTTTAAATCCTGATTATGTTTCTATGATGGTTGGAATCTTAGGGATACTCTTTTTGCTCATTGATACATTTATTCGTAATAGGAATAAAGGGGGAACCACAACTTATGTCTCCTGA
- a CDS encoding type II and III secretion system protein, giving the protein MTQLLIPSLKNIKINIVLTIVISLLLFLTSPTYTQNAQPAPPPPPPAEQQPPPPPPPAEQQPPPPPTPPPPVDIRQVQVQVWISETNENGLRKLGTNLNFVRFYREEEHEHLKIPQITTNTTDVSQDFSSVTLPAPSPNPKQPPFNVPYKNPDFEKPPLRNDPDTATAGIQTPQGGGLTFSILTWDYGTLDGVFRALETKSDVDLISKPEILVMNGTPATIKAGGQVPYQSVTKGASVPNLSVAWKDIGVNLELIPTILPNNMVQLEIKQLDVTDITRIDRLRGIDLPVFSKRSQTGFVMVPNGQTLVIGGLSSRNIRKSENRVPGIGKVPLLGIPFRSRRSQADITHLLIFVQPTVVDLRSMSEEGSSALRFWEKRGDKWENKERIEEEIKAMQDDL; this is encoded by the coding sequence ATGACACAACTTTTGATACCATCCTTAAAAAATATAAAAATCAACATCGTGCTAACGATAGTAATCTCTTTATTACTTTTCTTAACTTCTCCTACCTACACTCAGAATGCACAACCTGCACCACCACCTCCCCCTCCAGCCGAACAACAACCACCTCCCCCTCCTCCTCCAGCCGAACAACAACCACCTCCTCCTCCCACTCCACCGCCACCAGTTGACATACGACAGGTTCAAGTTCAGGTCTGGATAAGTGAAACAAACGAAAATGGCTTAAGAAAATTAGGAACAAACTTAAACTTTGTGCGATTTTACCGAGAAGAAGAACATGAACACCTTAAAATACCTCAAATAACAACCAATACAACAGATGTCTCTCAAGACTTCTCATCTGTAACCCTACCCGCCCCATCACCTAATCCTAAACAACCACCTTTCAACGTTCCCTACAAAAATCCAGACTTTGAAAAACCACCTCTACGTAACGACCCAGACACTGCCACTGCTGGAATCCAGACCCCACAAGGGGGTGGTTTAACGTTCAGCATACTTACATGGGATTATGGAACATTGGATGGGGTATTTCGTGCCCTTGAAACAAAGTCTGACGTCGACCTCATTTCAAAACCCGAAATCTTGGTTATGAACGGAACACCAGCAACTATCAAGGCAGGTGGACAGGTGCCATACCAATCTGTAACAAAGGGTGCATCCGTTCCTAACCTAAGCGTTGCATGGAAAGATATCGGAGTTAACCTTGAATTAATCCCGACCATCTTGCCAAACAATATGGTGCAACTTGAAATCAAACAATTAGACGTAACAGATATTACCCGAATAGACCGACTAAGAGGCATTGACCTACCCGTATTCTCAAAGCGGTCTCAAACGGGGTTCGTTATGGTTCCGAACGGTCAAACATTAGTCATAGGTGGATTATCCAGTCGCAATATTCGGAAATCTGAAAATCGAGTACCAGGTATCGGAAAAGTACCTTTACTCGGAATTCCATTCCGTTCAAGACGGTCTCAAGCAGACATTACCCACCTCTTAATATTTGTTCAGCCCACAGTCGTTGACCTTCGCTCTATGTCAGAAGAGGGGTCGAGTGCTTTACGTTTCTGGGAAAAACGCGGGGATAAATGGGAAAATAAGGAACGCATAGAAGAAGAAATCAAAGCTATGCAAGATGATTTATAA
- a CDS encoding FxLYD domain-containing protein produces MKHIWRKNTGIAILFCLFCFSCLQTCQHANPKTHDKHPLNLQHRNIYKTNPTSSDIKLAQQLIEQGQFSQALPKLLSVLESGDNTNSANYYLGIVYQGLGSPQNALTHYIKYLQNEPKGIYAEHARKQIGELLGTTINHIEKIDTIENHIKNLEAKLQQDKENPELMLQLANWYWINQDYSKAGTLYKTLVTMKPELWNDPTITSRIEKTPTSEIVVLTPEEALKREAERNPIVFFNVTSFRSGRQSGWSNDFKHHIYNVSGQIRNRSTRTIKNVNIQLTIYGFSGMVYDTKNIFIGNLNPGQHKPFSAQFVNFDNIENIDHYDYTAYYDE; encoded by the coding sequence ATGAAACATATATGGCGAAAAAACACTGGAATAGCAATACTCTTCTGTCTATTCTGTTTTTCCTGCCTACAGACATGTCAACATGCAAATCCAAAAACACATGATAAACATCCCCTTAATCTACAACACCGAAATATTTACAAAACAAATCCGACATCTTCAGATATTAAGTTAGCTCAACAGCTGATTGAACAAGGTCAGTTCTCACAAGCACTTCCAAAACTACTCTCTGTTTTAGAAAGTGGAGACAATACCAACTCAGCAAATTATTATTTAGGTATCGTCTATCAAGGGTTAGGAAGTCCTCAAAACGCATTGACCCATTACATTAAATACTTGCAAAATGAACCAAAAGGAATATATGCGGAACACGCAAGAAAACAAATAGGTGAGTTATTAGGTACCACCATAAACCATATTGAAAAAATTGATACTATTGAAAACCATATCAAAAACCTTGAAGCAAAACTACAACAGGATAAAGAGAACCCAGAATTAATGTTACAATTAGCAAACTGGTATTGGATAAATCAAGATTATTCAAAAGCGGGCACTTTATACAAAACCCTCGTTACGATGAAACCTGAACTATGGAATGACCCAACCATTACAAGCCGAATTGAAAAAACACCCACTAGCGAAATAGTTGTGTTAACACCAGAAGAAGCACTAAAAAGAGAAGCAGAACGGAATCCCATCGTTTTCTTCAATGTTACCTCATTCCGCAGTGGTCGTCAAAGCGGTTGGTCAAACGATTTTAAACACCATATTTATAATGTTTCTGGACAAATACGAAACCGAAGCACACGAACTATAAAAAATGTTAATATTCAACTGACTATATATGGCTTCAGCGGAATGGTATACGACACCAAAAACATATTTATCGGAAATCTAAATCCAGGGCAACATAAACCTTTCAGTGCACAGTTTGTAAATTTTGATAATATTGAAAACATAGACCATTATGATTATACTGCATACTATGATGAATAA
- a CDS encoding beta-galactosidase: MYRRNAIFRQWLLICFLFVIVFFIFDAFGVGESEYSAIRIMHKNSIAGKNVIADISIGGLLEKEVEKFVPILCDMDAKHDYSYVLVSLDVYNLSEKDSKLAISSSQEIALVKGFNKCSFSLPLEGFQDGEYEGKIQVKYTKEEKPAIVDFVMEKISSHGLEMKLQEIEKELANVSDLTTSEHQITSVEPSLAKKLMEQAQKEFSEKEWEHLSDTLNTLEEQISSLRVSFLRDVESSVEGDTFESLTLNSEGVFANNKPVSVVGVYLDDPSLDKVKMVIDSSIPLVVFPISLDKLVPLETETLEIPEEIYVLIDTLIENKVYILIQLIQEQMPAWFYDKYPDSVQDGFINLAVPAVQGILEKGYKKIVDRYGSNAFYLGMSLLVNPRFKFNGDVVRQSFIEWTKVNYPDRQTLNQIWHAHLTTYDEITIWDEVAPSWSYQNKRAYQYDWQNFHRDMISNMLKMVFERIRSYHDHPCPLSVSFPASVFELDETKFTPDRERVIPNLDFISLNACFKSEDGIYAQGYPDPAVDLVWLRSVSQGKPLVIARADLQYREGMTSAEKYNYTQGFLWDMVVSGAQVIALNLGGNLRDEVPIWKAIADSNRLFKRYGEVLRGLQISKPLVRILFSDSSKILDGGVPHLKSARLAFEGSSFAGYDVCFATEREIEAGVLQDTKVLIMPQTLAIEDDVFNMITDYIRSGNYIIRVGTQIPYDPKGKSRRDVVQPTSNTVLVRGMNLPTEYLHGMDAVISNKALPPIPRPVNKVGYPLEGVKSRFIDSSDGGGYLYLLNLRKEVVLCRLTGYLQKGVDLVHNESVEFPKMLQPLELLFVKLIPPDYEKVVEPNPVPEAKSDKKDKKSR, encoded by the coding sequence ATGTATCGAAGGAATGCTATTTTTAGGCAATGGTTATTGATTTGTTTTTTATTTGTTATTGTTTTTTTTATCTTTGATGCTTTTGGGGTGGGAGAGAGTGAATACTCCGCAATACGGATAATGCATAAAAATTCTATTGCAGGTAAAAATGTTATAGCAGATATTAGTATTGGTGGTTTGTTGGAAAAAGAGGTAGAGAAATTTGTTCCTATTCTTTGTGATATGGATGCTAAACATGATTATTCTTATGTATTAGTCAGCCTTGATGTTTACAATTTATCTGAAAAAGATTCGAAGTTGGCTATAAGTTCAAGTCAGGAAATCGCATTAGTTAAAGGATTTAATAAGTGCTCGTTTTCGCTTCCATTAGAAGGGTTTCAAGATGGAGAGTATGAGGGGAAAATCCAAGTTAAATATACAAAGGAGGAGAAACCTGCAATTGTTGATTTTGTTATGGAGAAAATATCATCACATGGTCTGGAAATGAAATTACAAGAGATTGAAAAGGAATTAGCAAATGTATCTGATTTAACGACGTCAGAACATCAAATTACTTCTGTTGAGCCGAGTTTGGCAAAGAAGTTGATGGAGCAAGCACAGAAGGAATTTTCAGAGAAGGAATGGGAGCATTTATCAGACACGTTGAATACTCTTGAGGAGCAAATATCTTCATTGAGGGTATCTTTTTTAAGGGATGTAGAGAGTAGTGTCGAAGGGGACACCTTTGAATCGTTAACACTTAATTCAGAGGGTGTTTTTGCGAATAATAAGCCTGTAAGTGTTGTGGGTGTTTATTTAGATGACCCGAGTCTTGATAAGGTGAAAATGGTTATTGATAGTTCGATTCCTTTGGTTGTCTTTCCTATATCTTTAGATAAATTAGTTCCATTGGAAACGGAAACGTTAGAAATACCTGAAGAGATTTATGTGCTGATAGATACCTTGATAGAAAATAAGGTTTATATATTAATTCAGCTTATTCAAGAACAAATGCCTGCTTGGTTTTATGATAAATATCCTGATAGTGTTCAAGATGGTTTTATAAATTTGGCTGTTCCTGCAGTTCAGGGAATTTTGGAAAAGGGATATAAAAAGATTGTAGACCGATATGGGAGCAATGCATTTTATTTAGGAATGAGTTTGTTAGTTAATCCACGGTTTAAGTTTAATGGAGATGTTGTCCGCCAGTCTTTTATAGAATGGACAAAGGTTAATTATCCTGATAGACAGACATTAAATCAGATCTGGCATGCACATTTGACGACCTATGATGAGATAACTATTTGGGATGAGGTGGCTCCATCCTGGAGTTATCAAAATAAGCGGGCATATCAATATGATTGGCAGAATTTTCATCGGGATATGATTTCAAATATGCTTAAAATGGTGTTTGAGCGGATTCGTTCATATCATGATCATCCATGTCCTCTTTCTGTTTCTTTTCCTGCGAGTGTATTTGAATTAGATGAGACGAAGTTTACACCTGATAGGGAACGAGTCATTCCAAATCTTGATTTTATTTCATTAAATGCATGTTTTAAGTCTGAGGATGGTATTTATGCTCAGGGGTATCCTGATCCGGCGGTGGATTTGGTATGGCTTCGCTCGGTATCTCAAGGGAAACCGCTGGTTATCGCTCGTGCTGATTTGCAATATCGGGAAGGTATGACAAGTGCTGAGAAATATAATTATACTCAGGGTTTTCTTTGGGATATGGTAGTTTCTGGAGCACAGGTAATAGCGTTAAATTTGGGTGGGAATCTCAGAGATGAGGTTCCTATTTGGAAGGCGATTGCTGATTCGAACAGATTATTTAAGCGATATGGGGAAGTATTGCGAGGGTTGCAGATTTCAAAACCGTTGGTACGTATTTTGTTTAGTGACTCATCAAAGATTCTTGATGGTGGTGTGCCCCATTTGAAATCGGCACGGCTTGCTTTTGAGGGGAGTTCTTTTGCAGGTTATGATGTCTGTTTTGCAACGGAGCGTGAAATAGAGGCGGGTGTGTTGCAGGATACAAAGGTATTGATTATGCCACAGACATTGGCGATAGAAGATGATGTATTTAATATGATTACTGATTATATTCGTTCTGGAAATTATATTATACGAGTAGGTACTCAAATTCCGTATGACCCTAAAGGTAAATCACGTCGTGATGTTGTGCAACCTACGAGTAATACTGTTTTGGTGCGTGGGATGAATTTGCCGACAGAGTATTTGCATGGGATGGATGCTGTAATTTCCAATAAGGCATTACCGCCGATACCGAGACCTGTGAATAAGGTGGGATATCCTTTGGAAGGGGTAAAATCGCGGTTCATCGACTCGTCTGATGGTGGTGGTTATTTGTATCTATTAAATTTGAGGAAGGAAGTGGTTTTATGTCGGCTTACAGGATATCTTCAAAAGGGTGTGGATTTAGTTCATAATGAAAGTGTTGAATTTCCAAAAATGCTTCAACCGTTGGAATTGTTGTTTGTGAAATTAATTCCACCTGATTATGAGAAAGTGGTGGAACCGAATCCGGTACCTGAGGCGAAATCAGATAAGAAAGATAAAAAGTCAAGGTGA
- a CDS encoding haloacid dehalogenase-like hydrolase, translating into MDSGKSLPFSQNVIAIVWDFDFTLTPKNMQEPLFIEYGVDEQTFWKEVNALPEYYKKAGIRVSEETAYLWHIISYVKAGTFPDLTNQKLRELGGKIPFFPGLPEFFLEIQQKLNREPYLEYDLKVEHYIVSSGLAEMIKGSKIAPYISGVWASEFIEVPAGPGEDFTQQPKSGLISQVGYIIDHTTKTRALFEINKGINKVEGIRVNDSIPENARRVPFKNMIYVGDGPSDIPCFSVVRKHGGLTYAVYPRGDEYKYQQVIELLESDRIDAYGPADYREDSETVIWLKNKVIGIANRIVEEKKSALYSQIKSGPKHTS; encoded by the coding sequence ATGGATAGTGGAAAATCATTGCCTTTTTCTCAAAATGTAATTGCAATTGTTTGGGATTTTGATTTTACGTTAACGCCGAAGAACATGCAGGAGCCGTTGTTTATTGAGTATGGTGTGGATGAGCAAACGTTTTGGAAAGAGGTTAATGCTTTACCTGAATATTATAAGAAAGCGGGGATTCGTGTGTCTGAAGAGACTGCTTATTTGTGGCATATTATTTCTTATGTTAAGGCGGGTACGTTTCCGGATTTGACGAATCAAAAATTAAGGGAATTGGGTGGGAAAATACCATTTTTTCCGGGATTGCCGGAGTTTTTTTTGGAGATTCAACAAAAGTTAAATAGGGAACCTTATCTTGAATATGATTTAAAGGTGGAGCATTATATTGTGAGTAGTGGTCTTGCAGAGATGATAAAGGGTTCGAAGATAGCTCCGTATATATCAGGGGTATGGGCGTCAGAATTTATTGAGGTGCCGGCGGGACCGGGTGAGGATTTCACGCAACAACCTAAATCGGGATTGATTAGTCAGGTTGGATATATCATTGACCATACCACGAAAACGCGAGCATTATTTGAGATTAATAAGGGGATAAATAAGGTGGAGGGGATTCGTGTCAATGATTCGATACCTGAAAATGCGAGACGGGTTCCATTTAAGAATATGATTTATGTGGGTGATGGTCCGAGTGATATTCCATGTTTTTCGGTGGTGCGTAAGCATGGCGGTTTAACTTATGCGGTATATCCGAGAGGGGATGAATATAAATATCAGCAGGTGATTGAACTTTTAGAATCAGACCGAATAGATGCATACGGGCCTGCAGATTATCGTGAGGATAGTGAAACAGTTATTTGGTTAAAAAATAAGGTGATAGGTATTGCTAATAGAATTGTGGAAGAGAAGAAGAGTGCGTTGTATTCTCAGATTAAATCGGGGCCAAAACACACAAGTTAG
- the amrS gene encoding AmmeMemoRadiSam system radical SAM enzyme — protein sequence MENNEQILKSKFSKPANKELYETLEGDKVRCFSCGHQCTISPGKSGICKLRFNKDGILYAPYGYVAGLAIDPIEKKPFFHVLPGDTALSFGMLGCNFHCPFCQNWLSSQTLRDPNSLIRFEPISANTILELALQHHSPVIVSTYNEPLITSDWAFEIFSLAKNRGIICGYVSNGHASEKVLQFLRPVTKLFKIDLKTFQQKNYDKLGGKLSTVCHTIEKAVELNYWVEIVTLLVPGFNDSDEELRELTKFIAKTNPNIPWHVTGFYPNYKMNDGFPTSAHQLEKAYKIAKDAGLKFVYAGNRPGSVKTMENTYCPHCHELLIERTGFNVWSNKLTDGKCPYCDTQIPGIWSKNTD from the coding sequence ATGGAAAATAACGAACAAATATTAAAATCAAAATTCTCCAAACCCGCTAACAAAGAATTATACGAGACATTAGAGGGAGATAAGGTTCGTTGCTTTTCATGTGGACATCAATGCACTATATCTCCAGGTAAAAGTGGAATCTGCAAACTAAGATTTAACAAAGATGGCATTTTATATGCACCCTATGGCTACGTTGCTGGACTTGCAATCGACCCCATCGAGAAAAAACCTTTCTTCCACGTATTACCAGGTGATACCGCATTATCTTTCGGCATGTTAGGTTGTAATTTTCATTGCCCATTTTGCCAGAACTGGCTCAGTAGTCAAACACTCCGCGACCCCAATTCACTCATCCGTTTCGAACCTATCTCCGCAAATACAATATTAGAACTTGCACTTCAACATCATTCTCCCGTAATTGTTAGCACATATAACGAACCACTTATCACAAGCGACTGGGCATTCGAAATCTTCTCCTTAGCAAAAAATAGAGGTATCATTTGTGGTTATGTAAGTAACGGACACGCATCAGAAAAAGTATTACAATTTTTGAGACCCGTGACAAAACTATTCAAAATAGATCTAAAAACATTCCAACAAAAAAACTATGATAAATTAGGCGGAAAACTTTCTACTGTCTGCCATACAATTGAAAAAGCTGTCGAATTAAACTACTGGGTAGAAATAGTCACATTATTAGTTCCAGGCTTTAATGATAGCGATGAAGAATTACGAGAACTAACAAAATTCATCGCCAAAACAAATCCGAATATACCATGGCATGTAACAGGATTTTACCCCAACTATAAAATGAATGATGGTTTCCCTACAAGTGCACATCAACTTGAAAAGGCATATAAAATTGCTAAAGATGCAGGCTTAAAATTCGTCTACGCTGGTAACCGTCCCGGCTCCGTAAAAACAATGGAAAACACATACTGTCCTCATTGCCATGAGTTACTTATTGAACGAACAGGCTTCAATGTCTGGTCTAATAAACTAACAGATGGCAAATGCCCATACTGCGACACTCAAATACCTGGCATCTGGTCTAAAAACACAGACTAA
- a CDS encoding DUF3470 domain-containing protein, with the protein MAYVVTEPCIKCKYTECLRNCPVICFHEGANMLVIDPDDCIDCGACVDPCPVNAIYPEKNIPEKWKHYIQINATYSKIWPIITIPKKPLPEAESFAKINDKHKYFDETPGTGDIQ; encoded by the coding sequence ATGGCTTATGTCGTAACAGAACCATGTATTAAATGCAAGTATACAGAATGCCTTCGTAATTGCCCCGTTATCTGCTTCCACGAAGGTGCAAATATGTTAGTTATCGACCCAGATGATTGTATTGACTGCGGTGCATGCGTCGACCCTTGTCCCGTAAACGCCATATATCCTGAAAAAAACATCCCAGAAAAGTGGAAACACTACATCCAAATCAACGCAACATATTCCAAAATCTGGCCTATCATTACCATCCCTAAAAAACCTCTTCCCGAAGCAGAATCCTTTGCAAAAATAAATGACAAGCACAAATATTTTGATGAAACTCCAGGCACAGGAGATATACAATAA
- a CDS encoding secondary thiamine-phosphate synthase enzyme YjbQ, translated as MVYQKIVSISTKTYGEMMDITSRVQRIVQESGMKVGIVHIFNVGSTACIGTIEYEPGLVRDLPEQLSRLFPPGRSYAHEQTWHDGNGHSHLQATVMGAGITVPFHDGNLILGTWQQIFHLECDIKPRSRKVVVTVIGE; from the coding sequence ATGGTGTATCAAAAAATTGTATCAATATCTACAAAGACGTATGGTGAGATGATGGATATAACGTCTCGGGTGCAACGTATTGTTCAGGAGTCAGGGATGAAAGTAGGGATAGTTCATATTTTTAATGTTGGAAGTACAGCCTGTATAGGGACTATTGAGTATGAACCGGGACTTGTTCGTGATTTGCCGGAACAGCTGTCGCGATTATTTCCTCCGGGGCGAAGTTATGCTCACGAACAGACATGGCATGATGGGAATGGGCATTCGCATTTGCAGGCGACAGTAATGGGTGCAGGGATTACAGTACCTTTTCATGATGGGAATCTTATTTTGGGGACATGGCAACAAATATTTCATCTTGAGTGTGACATTAAACCGCGTAGTAGGAAGGTTGTTGTAACTGTCATTGGCGAGTAA